The sequence below is a genomic window from Vigna radiata var. radiata cultivar VC1973A unplaced genomic scaffold, Vradiata_ver6 scaffold_7, whole genome shotgun sequence.
ccttattttattaaactcacaaaatacttatttttggcttagtaaacttattttttttatgaaatgtaTTATCAAACTCTTTTGAATACTTTTAGGAATAtcacttatttaataaattaatttatgattttttataaattttagctAATGTTAGAGTAGTTACCCCTCTTTTATAGAAGATGGAGAGTTAGAAGTAAAAGTGTACTGCTATTTTGCTCagagtattttctttttctagattTTCTAAAACTATATCTACTTTTAAGTTTACCCCATTACAGTAATCTCTATTATTAGGTACTTAAATACAACGTTTATGAAATAAAGGGAATGTTTGTGTAAAATTTTGAATGGAAGTATAACATGAGAAAGCATATATTGGTGTGGTTACTCTTTGCTTtctcaaacatattttattttaaaatgtggtcctgaaaatatttttttaaaaaaaaaaagactatcATATCTAAAAATCTGTAATATTATCCCAaagttgtatatattatttttacccAAAAGAAGATATTCAAGAGTTTCTTTCAATTGTcaatgttaaataaaatgaaaatccaaaagaaaaaaaaggaatttcTGTGGTCGAGCTTTTGTTTTAGATTTGTATTTTTGTTCCATTGGCCGGGTTTTGTGTggtctttattaatttttgtaggCTCTGTCCCTCGATGACTGCTATTGGTTCTGTTTTTGCGTCCATAGAATAAAAAATCTGTTTTACAGATTAATATTGGTTAATCACGAATAAtcacataaattattaaattattgtaaaaaaattgttaaaaaaacattttctgtAAAATTTATGTGTAAATATAACTCCTTTTTTcacttatttaataataactGTAATAATGTGAACAAGGCAAACAAGTATCCAATCTTAAGAGAAGAAAGCCACAGGCTGTGATCTACATGTAATCATCACAACCAATCATAAAGCAAGAAGAAGCTTACACCAcctgccacgtgtcaagtttTAATTAACTTTCAAAGATTTCATTGGATGAGATTCTATCACACCCAATCCAAGTTATAACTTCCTCAGTTCTTGTCCTTCATGCTTCCTATATTCCTTGGTCCTCAACCTCAAACACAAACCTTTGTAGCATCCTCAACAAACCAAACATGGCTGCAGAGATGGCTCTTGTGAAACCAATTTCCAATGTGAGTCCCAAATTTGGCAGCCCCAGAATGGGTTCATACTCCAAATTCAGCACCATAAGAATGTCTGCCACTGCCACCCCACCACCATCCACCTCCGCAAAGGCAAGCAAGAAGGGCATCAAGGAGAGCCTTCTGACCCCAAGGTTCTACACCACCGACTTCGATGAGATGGAGACCCTTTTCAACACTGAGATCAACAAGAACCTCAACCAGGAGGAGTTTGTGGCCTTGCTTCAGGAGTTCAAGACTGACTACAACCAGACCCACTTTGTCAGGAACAAGGAGTTCAAGGAAGCCGCTGACAAAATTGAAGGCTCCCTCAGACAGATCTTCGTGGAGTTCCTTGAGAGGTCCTGCACTGCTGAATTCTCTGGCTTCCTTCTCTACAAAGAGCTCGGAAGGAGGCTCAAGGTATTATTCCACTTTCAAAGGAAAAATTAAACTACAGTTTAATTAAAGACACCgtcagagagagaaaaaaaaatcaaactgtCAACTAATGTTACAGTTTGTAGTATGATAAAATCTACCACTTTATCTTGTCAATGCATTAGTAAGATTGTTTTTGGttgatattgaaaaatatagatTGTCATTGAGAcaaattttgttcttttcattgAGACAAAATTTGTTCTATTAATGTAGTTCTGCTACAGTAAATGTCTTTACAGTGAACTATCTCGGACAATGTTGTGCTTTATGCAATTTTTGTGTCTCATTCTTGAACTGATTTCTTATTTGGGATGTTGATTTTACAGAAAACCAACCCTGTGGTGGCTGAGATTTTCTCTCTGATGTCCAGGGATGAAGCCAGGCATGCTGGGTACGGCCACACCTTTGGCCTTCATCTCTTAACTatgatttcattttctatttgatATCTTGTTTGTAATTGTGCATGACCTCATTTTGATTCTGGGCAGGTTTTTGAACAAGGGTTTATCTGATTTCAATTTGGCTCTGGACTTGGGTTTCTTGACCAAAGCTAGAAAATACACGTTTTTCAAGCCCAAATTTATCTTCTATGCTACATACTTGTCAGAGAAAATTGGGTACTGGAGATACATAACCATATACAGACATCTCAAGGCCAACCCCGAGTATCAATGTTATCCCATTTTCAAGTACTTTGAGAACTGGTGCCAGGATGAGAACAGACATGGAGATTTCTTCTCCGCCCTTATGAAGGCACAGCCACAATTTCTAAACGACTGGAAGGCAAAGTTGTGGGCTCGCTTCTTCTGTCTCTCGGTATTTTTTCTCCTTTGCTTATGGCTTCCTTTAAGATTCTTATGATGAACTCAATAACATGTAGTGCCAAATGCTGCTGGCATAAGAATGTAATAGAGATTACAAGTGAAAAGTTGGTATACAGAATCCTATAAACCTTAAATGATGCATGTCTCAGGGAAACTTGTTATCACATTTGAATGTCTTTTTTTTAGAAGATTGTGGCCATTTACCTTCATAACTGTGCTTAAAACTTACCTTTCAATTTTGTCTTGCAGGTTTATGTCACTATGTATCTTAATGATTGCCAACGTACGGCTTTCTATGAAGGCATTGGACTTAACACAAAAGAGTTTGACATGCATGTCATCATTGAGGTTAGCTTCTGTCTTCATACGTGTTGAGATCActattgttcttattttaactTCCATTACTCTTTGTTACAATGACAATTTGTTTCTATTCCGTCCCAATATGAATTTAGTAACATGGTATgataagatgaaaataatggagcCTTGAGTTACCATTAAGTAAACTCTTTCTTACTAGTAAGAGTTCATCAACAAAGAACAAATGATGAACTCATAAATTACAAGCAGTTACTCAAGCTTCATTTCTGAAATGATTTTGCAGACAAACCGCACAACGGCTCGGATTTTCCCAGCTGTTCTTGATGTTGAAAACCCAGAATTCAAGAGGAAGTTGGACAGGATGGTGGAGCTAAACGAGAAGATTCTTGCTATTGGTGAGAGTGATGACATACCGTTGGTGAAGAACTTGAAGAGGATTCCACTGGTTGCTGGCTTGGTGTCTGAAATCTTGGCTGCATATTTAATGCCACCAATTGAATCAGGGTCTGTAGATTTGGCAGAGTTTGAACCGCAACTCGTGTACTGAGGTTGtgtataatttgattaaattatcCATGTCCTTCTGATCTTCATCAAAAATGTTCATCTTCAGTGCTACTAGTGTTGCTGCCAAAGTAAAATATGGTTGTATAAGACAGTGAGGAAACGTTTACCACGATGAGGtcctttttagttttaatcatatttttttctccaaacTCCCTTTTGTATCTCCATTAGGAATCTTAGCCTTATGAGGTACTTATCTGGAAACCATATTTTCCTCACTCTTACATTCCAATTGGATGCTCTTGTCTTAACAGCAAATGTTGATGATATTTCCCTCAAACCCCACTCATCAACTGTTTATTTTGCCAATTTGGTTTCTCTTGAATTCAGTATAGTTTCTCTACAGttaaataaagaatttaataaTAGATGTTCATTGTCATTGTGTAAGCTTTTTTTACTGTCAACTAATAAGACATTATTTTCAGTATGATTTTCCGGTAGCTCCAGGAAAAAATGAATAGGtttacaatatattaaaatttatgattggATAAGTGTGTAGAAAATATTTACATAGTTGTTGTATGAGTGATTTCTTCAATAAAATGCAGAATATGATAAAGGTATCAGCAACTAGCAACAACAGTTattcaaaatgttaaaatgttggATGGATATATCTCAAGCAAGAGGAAATGAATTGGTTTAGAACTAGTTTTATCCTTCTTGAAAAATTTTTAGTATATTAAACAGTTTTAAATGaaagattttaaataagaaGAAGCACCTTAAAGATTTATTTGTGTCAAGAATCTTCCACGAACGCAAAAGACAACGTTATAATGGTCAGTGACCTGTCCAAGAGTAAAGACAAAAGTGAAGAAACTGGCATCCACTCAGTGGTATTAAAACAGATCACCGCTCCCCTCCCGTCCATCATACATTGCTCAATTAAACGGATAGATTTATTgtctcatttaattataaattttctttttattatgagtaatgatagattgttaaaatataattattttctttttattaccTAAAACTTCAGTAGTAGTCTAACTCAAAAGTCACAATGATCTAATgagaaaataaggaaaaacaCTTATCATCATACAAACAATTTTACATGGTAATTTGATCATAAAAATCGTTATTATAGAAACTATCAAGAAAGTTTGCAATTAGTTGAGGGAAGAGTCTCAAGAGAGTGATAGAGTGAGAATTATGCAAGTtctaaatgaaagataaaaaattttctATTGCAAGCAAGACAAATGACTATGTTTGTGATATAAAAGACTTGACTACTCAAATTATTCCATTTTGAACTATATGAGCTCAAAATTACAACAATAGAAGGTCATGAACTCTAGTATAAGTCATGACATAAAATCTATAAAGATAGAGCATTAGAAACTTAAGAAGGAATTAACACAATAACAAATTTGATAATCTTATTGTTGACgcgatcaaattaatactactaaactctaacaatttgattattttttagataataGCTAACAAAATAGAAAAGGTAAAGTCAATCTAAGTAGATTGTCTCCCAACTAATATAggatttagttttaataaattagttcttataaaaactatacaaaaggattagtaaaataaaaatgataaagaagatacaaatcaataaaagattaaagaacaaaataacaaaagatagaaagaaataaatttgtaaaacaaatttaaaaaaataaaaacaatgatgAAAAACATAGGTTAATTTCActgctttttcaaaatataattcatcatgggttatttaaagattattattcaattaattattatcttagattttcaaattaatcaataatataaattctcaattaatttgatGGCAtaaaccaaagtacattctcaattaaaacaAGAACATTATAGATTAATTATTCATAGTAAATCTCAATTAAATAATACCATGCCTAATCATGTCTTCTTTTACCCCTTACATCACGTAAAagctaatta
It includes:
- the LOC106753941 gene encoding magnesium-protoporphyrin IX monomethyl ester [oxidative] cyclase, chloroplastic, which codes for MAAEMALVKPISNVSPKFGSPRMGSYSKFSTIRMSATATPPPSTSAKASKKGIKESLLTPRFYTTDFDEMETLFNTEINKNLNQEEFVALLQEFKTDYNQTHFVRNKEFKEAADKIEGSLRQIFVEFLERSCTAEFSGFLLYKELGRRLKKTNPVVAEIFSLMSRDEARHAGFLNKGLSDFNLALDLGFLTKARKYTFFKPKFIFYATYLSEKIGYWRYITIYRHLKANPEYQCYPIFKYFENWCQDENRHGDFFSALMKAQPQFLNDWKAKLWARFFCLSVYVTMYLNDCQRTAFYEGIGLNTKEFDMHVIIETNRTTARIFPAVLDVENPEFKRKLDRMVELNEKILAIGESDDIPLVKNLKRIPLVAGLVSEILAAYLMPPIESGSVDLAEFEPQLVY